The Chitinophagales bacterium genome has a segment encoding these proteins:
- a CDS encoding helix-turn-helix domain-containing protein, with protein sequence MGFYRFSEEEVQDIKQRLDEISLTLKQKQRTEPDQIWYDNQEFLQVMNISKRTAAYWRTENVIAYSQVGNKIYYRLSDIMDLLHKSTIPANSINNLKISTDDNNNDL encoded by the coding sequence ATGGGCTTTTATAGATTTTCCGAAGAAGAGGTTCAAGACATCAAACAGCGTTTAGATGAAATTTCTTTGACTTTAAAACAAAAGCAAAGAACTGAACCCGACCAAATCTGGTACGACAATCAGGAGTTTTTACAGGTAATGAACATAAGCAAGCGTACCGCAGCTTATTGGCGTACCGAAAATGTAATTGCCTATTCACAAGTGGGCAATAAAATCTACTACCGACTTTCCGACATTATGGATCTACTCCATAAAAGTACCATTCCTGCAAATAGTATCAATAACCTTAAAATTTCCACTGATGACAACAATAACGACTTATAA
- a CDS encoding helix-turn-helix domain-containing protein, which translates to MEVNQILEKLSQLELKIDEQNLLQKEVLNFNDACKYLDISASHLYKLTSQKQIPHFCPQGKKLYFNRQEIDEWLMRNKQETSEDIETAAANYLIRNKRK; encoded by the coding sequence ATGGAAGTAAATCAAATTCTCGAAAAGCTAAGTCAATTAGAACTAAAAATTGACGAGCAAAACCTACTTCAAAAAGAAGTACTCAATTTTAATGATGCCTGCAAGTATCTTGACATCAGTGCATCACATCTCTACAAGCTAACCTCTCAAAAGCAAATCCCGCACTTTTGCCCACAGGGAAAGAAACTCTATTTCAACCGACAAGAAATAGACGAATGGTTAATGCGAAACAAGCAGGAAACTTCAGAGGACATCGAAACGGCAGCAGCTAATTATTTAATCAGAAACAAACGTAAATAA
- a CDS encoding site-specific integrase, protein MKITLRQRKKGNKITLYLDYYDQGKREYEHLGLYLTPEPEKGSLTKAQKDENKKILELAESIRSKRHLEVQNSIYGFRDKEKLKGSFFEFFDALTEKKKASLGNYGNWNAVRILIKAYNPKDVTFERLDKEWVEGFKDYLDYEAKTKTGNGISLNTKYSYFNKLRAALKQALKEGLIKFNPAEQVEPFPQDDVEREFLTLEELQKLANTHCRNETLKRMFIFSCLTGLRWSDIEKLKWSEIQHSDNLGYFIRFRQQKTNGAETLPIAEEARELLGEQKEPKEKVFTGLKYGNWNKTYLKDWLIDAGINKHITFHCARHTYATLQLSLGTDIYTVSKLLGHKNLSTTEIYAKVINEKKVEAANKIKIKL, encoded by the coding sequence ATGAAAATAACATTAAGACAACGCAAAAAGGGTAACAAGATTACCCTCTACCTTGACTACTACGACCAAGGTAAGCGAGAGTATGAGCATTTAGGTTTATACCTCACACCCGAACCCGAAAAAGGAAGTTTAACCAAAGCCCAAAAGGACGAGAACAAAAAAATCCTTGAATTGGCAGAGAGCATCCGAAGCAAAAGACATTTAGAAGTTCAAAACAGTATTTACGGTTTCCGAGATAAAGAGAAATTGAAAGGCAGTTTCTTTGAGTTTTTTGATGCACTTACCGAAAAGAAAAAAGCCAGTTTGGGTAATTATGGAAATTGGAATGCAGTCCGTATTCTGATAAAAGCCTATAATCCTAAAGATGTAACCTTTGAGCGATTAGATAAAGAATGGGTTGAAGGCTTTAAAGATTACCTGGACTATGAAGCCAAAACCAAAACAGGTAACGGCATTTCATTAAATACCAAATACAGCTATTTCAACAAATTAAGAGCCGCACTCAAACAGGCATTAAAAGAAGGTCTAATCAAATTCAATCCTGCGGAGCAAGTAGAACCATTTCCACAGGATGATGTAGAACGTGAATTTTTAACCCTTGAAGAATTACAAAAGTTAGCCAACACCCATTGCCGAAATGAAACGCTAAAGCGTATGTTCATTTTTTCTTGTTTGACTGGTTTAAGATGGTCGGATATTGAGAAACTAAAATGGTCAGAAATTCAGCACTCTGATAATTTAGGCTACTTCATTCGTTTTCGTCAACAAAAAACCAACGGAGCTGAAACCTTACCCATTGCCGAAGAAGCAAGAGAATTATTAGGCGAACAGAAAGAGCCAAAAGAAAAGGTTTTTACAGGGCTTAAATATGGCAACTGGAACAAAACCTACTTAAAGGATTGGTTAATTGATGCAGGCATCAATAAGCACATCACATTCCACTGTGCTCGTCATACTTACGCTACGCTTCAGTTGAGTTTAGGCACAGACATTTACACTGTTTCAAAATTATTAGGGCATAAAAACCTTTCTACTACCGAGATATACGCAAAGGTTATCAACGAGAAAAAGGTGGAAGCTGCCAACAAAATCAAAATCAAATTATAA
- a CDS encoding helix-turn-helix domain-containing protein: protein MSSNIKIPKFCQYCGQAFVAQTTTTRYCSKTCNSRHYKQIKREEKVQATLKEQIKSVTSANSENLQSLQSLPIQTGNFINLRDKEFLSVQEAAILLGASRWTIQRMIQREDIKAGKLGRRTIIPRSEIDNLFN, encoded by the coding sequence ATGAGTAGTAATATTAAAATTCCGAAATTCTGTCAATATTGTGGTCAGGCATTTGTTGCCCAAACCACAACAACACGGTATTGCTCAAAAACTTGTAATTCCCGACACTACAAGCAAATCAAACGAGAGGAAAAAGTACAGGCTACTCTAAAGGAGCAAATCAAATCCGTTACTTCTGCAAATTCCGAAAACTTGCAAAGTCTGCAAAGTCTGCCAATTCAAACAGGCAATTTTATCAATCTTAGAGATAAGGAGTTTTTAAGCGTTCAAGAAGCTGCCATTTTATTAGGTGCAAGCAGATGGACTATTCAACGAATGATTCAAAGAGAAGACATAAAAGCAGGCAAGCTGGGCAGAAGAACCATAATACCACGTTCCGAAATTGATAATCTTTTTAACTGA
- the mnmE gene encoding tRNA uridine-5-carboxymethylaminomethyl(34) synthesis GTPase MnmE: protein MSQIEAQTDTIIALSTPNGVGAIAVIRLSGSNAIAITNQFFRGKNLLEVTSHTIHFGKIVDQNNNEIDEVLISIFKAPNSYTKENVVEISCHGSPYIQNRIIDLFTSNKVRYAKAGEFTLRAFLNGRFDLSQAEAVADLIASESESSHDMAIAQMRGGISNEIQKLRQELIDFAALIELELDFSEEDVEFADKDRLKNLIYHILKALEQLAQSFQLGNAIKNGVNTVIAGRPNAGKSTLLNVLLQEDRAIVSDIAGTTRDVIEEVININGIAFRLMDTAGLRAATDAIEAIGIQKTMEKVNQSSILLYVFDETELNLTTVEEDINSLYKDGMKVIIVANKSDKYHQLHDNIQANINQEQLELNSFYEKFASQGFTFLPNISAKQNLGIEQIKISLYQLVVDKSITISSTIISNSRHYEALQGAKNALEQALQNIDAQISSDFVALDIRHALNHLGEITGAICTDDLLDSIFSKFCIGK from the coding sequence ATGAGTCAAATTGAAGCACAAACTGATACAATTATAGCATTGAGTACGCCAAATGGTGTTGGTGCTATTGCAGTCATCAGATTATCAGGCAGTAATGCTATTGCCATTACTAATCAATTTTTTAGAGGAAAAAACTTGCTAGAAGTAACATCTCATACTATTCATTTTGGAAAAATTGTAGATCAGAACAATAATGAAATTGATGAAGTATTAATTAGTATTTTTAAGGCACCGAATTCTTATACCAAAGAAAATGTAGTTGAAATATCGTGTCATGGTTCGCCATATATCCAAAATAGAATTATTGATTTGTTTACTAGCAACAAAGTAAGGTATGCTAAAGCTGGTGAATTTACTTTAAGAGCTTTTTTAAATGGCAGATTTGATTTATCGCAAGCAGAAGCTGTGGCTGACTTAATTGCTTCAGAATCTGAATCAAGTCATGATATGGCAATAGCTCAAATGCGTGGTGGTATATCTAATGAAATTCAGAAGTTACGACAAGAGCTAATTGATTTTGCTGCTTTGATTGAATTAGAGTTAGATTTTAGTGAAGAAGATGTTGAATTTGCTGATAAAGATCGATTAAAAAATCTCATCTATCATATTTTAAAAGCACTAGAACAGTTAGCTCAAAGTTTTCAATTAGGAAATGCTATTAAAAATGGAGTAAATACCGTAATTGCTGGCAGACCTAATGCTGGAAAATCTACTTTACTTAATGTATTATTACAAGAAGACAGAGCCATCGTTTCTGACATTGCTGGAACAACAAGAGATGTTATTGAAGAAGTAATTAACATCAATGGTATTGCTTTTAGACTAATGGATACTGCTGGACTTAGAGCTGCTACAGATGCTATTGAAGCTATTGGCATTCAGAAAACAATGGAAAAAGTAAATCAATCTTCTATTTTATTATATGTTTTTGATGAAACAGAGTTAAATTTAACCACAGTAGAAGAAGACATCAACAGTTTATATAAAGATGGAATGAAAGTAATTATTGTAGCAAATAAATCAGATAAATATCATCAACTGCACGATAATATACAAGCCAATATTAACCAAGAACAGCTTGAATTAAATTCTTTTTACGAAAAATTTGCAAGTCAAGGATTTACTTTTTTACCGAATATCTCTGCTAAACAAAATCTTGGCATTGAACAAATTAAGATCTCATTATATCAATTAGTTGTAGACAAATCTATTACTATTTCTTCTACAATTATTTCTAACAGCAGACATTATGAAGCTTTACAAGGAGCAAAAAATGCTTTAGAACAAGCACTACAAAATATAGATGCACAAATAAGTAGTGATTTTGTAGCATTAGACATTAGACATGCATTGAATCATCTTGGAGAAATCACAGGAGCTATCTGCACCGACGATTTATTAGATAGTATATTTTCTAAATTCTGTATCGGGAAGTAG
- a CDS encoding OmpA family protein, producing MRALKYKLLALLVLLSANVVLGNETTPKDKEKKTENSGQQFSTRIETNRFLKDWSLTLHGGATTPFTDIRSYDWFRQFKAPSEVQWGAGVGLTKMMGNVFGINLDYTLGKLLGRTITRGGFAEDRTYWKTLGFDQEVYFKTELFHQGSINMYINWSNLIFGTNRWIKSNIKQKPWKERRVSLYTKMGVGFVRTESNIYNTADDLPITNSKYLRGFTNKFTEIIFPMALGLKFKVSKSFDIGLEGQFIFTNSDKLDAFNFSSAGGVQSLAKMNRDAYAYMNLNVTYKFGRIGAQKEHIEWVNPLEAYMSVVDEKLKNQYKVKDADGDGVIDELDEEPDTEEGAIVDTHGVTLDSDKDGYPDHKDPEPFSTPLLPIEKGINVRPDGLTPEQIQEVKNIVQNYINGPNNTSVTVDGWSLSMIFFDLDKYNIRTSEIPELYKVASVMKKFPDLKINVKGYTDVRNTDEYNMTLSENRVKSAIDYLVKTFNIDRNRFVPGYYGEKDNLFENASTEPQHQLNRRVEFYPAN from the coding sequence ATGAGAGCATTGAAATATAAACTGTTAGCATTGTTAGTGTTGCTATCTGCTAATGTAGTTTTGGGTAACGAAACTACTCCTAAAGATAAAGAAAAGAAAACTGAAAATTCTGGTCAACAATTTTCTACTAGAATTGAAACCAACAGATTCTTAAAAGATTGGTCATTAACACTACACGGAGGTGCAACAACTCCATTTACAGATATTAGAAGTTATGACTGGTTCAGACAGTTTAAAGCTCCAAGTGAAGTACAATGGGGTGCTGGTGTTGGTTTAACTAAAATGATGGGTAATGTTTTTGGTATTAATCTAGATTATACATTAGGTAAATTATTAGGTAGAACAATTACTAGAGGTGGCTTTGCAGAAGATAGAACTTATTGGAAAACACTTGGTTTTGATCAAGAAGTTTATTTTAAAACAGAATTATTTCATCAAGGGTCTATAAATATGTATATCAATTGGAGTAATCTTATTTTTGGAACCAATAGATGGATAAAATCTAACATCAAACAAAAACCATGGAAAGAAAGAAGAGTATCTCTTTATACTAAAATGGGTGTTGGTTTTGTTAGAACAGAATCAAATATCTATAATACAGCAGATGACTTACCAATAACTAATAGTAAATATTTAAGAGGTTTTACCAACAAGTTTACAGAAATTATATTTCCAATGGCTTTAGGACTTAAATTTAAAGTTTCTAAGTCTTTTGATATAGGTTTAGAAGGACAATTTATATTTACCAATTCAGATAAGTTAGATGCATTTAACTTTTCTAGTGCAGGTGGCGTTCAATCTTTAGCTAAAATGAATAGAGATGCCTATGCTTACATGAATTTAAATGTTACCTATAAATTTGGTAGAATTGGTGCTCAAAAAGAACATATAGAATGGGTAAATCCATTAGAAGCTTATATGAGTGTGGTAGATGAAAAACTTAAAAATCAATATAAAGTTAAAGATGCAGATGGCGACGGTGTTATTGATGAACTAGATGAAGAACCAGACACAGAAGAAGGTGCTATTGTTGATACACATGGTGTTACTTTAGATAGCGATAAAGATGGTTATCCAGATCATAAAGATCCAGAACCATTCTCAACACCATTATTGCCAATAGAAAAAGGAATTAATGTAAGACCTGACGGGTTAACACCAGAACAAATTCAAGAGGTGAAAAATATAGTTCAGAATTATATTAATGGACCAAATAACACTTCTGTAACTGTTGATGGCTGGAGTTTATCTATGATTTTCTTCGACTTAGATAAATACAATATCAGAACATCAGAAATTCCAGAGTTATATAAAGTAGCATCTGTAATGAAAAAATTCCCTGATTTAAAAATTAATGTAAAAGGATATACTGATGTTAGAAATACAGATGAATATAATATGACACTCTCTGAAAATAGAGTAAAATCTGCAATTGATTATCTAGTTAAAACTTTTAATATTGATAGAAACAGATTTGTTCCAGGTTATTATGGAGAAAAAGATAACTTGTTTGAAAATGCATCTACAGAGCCACAACATCAATTAAATCGTAGAGTTGAGTTTTATCCAGCCAACTAA
- a CDS encoding SLBB domain-containing protein, with translation MKYAKYILIVFLFCITYFASAQNINSLLNSISGGNSSYNSLLKSISNSTASKSTPSASQLQMLGLDQTTINQMLSKQAVTSANQKNTDDLSMLQDNELIMYLTEMSAKQAAMQGRLDSIQAERKEDKEKDLSDQIFGHNFFNSNNLDLFAISTDGKAPDSYIIDEGDEINLAVWGYADYNNSFKVSKDGYIQIPEFGRLYVKGLTFGAVKAQIGKRLSTFINPKNTKYEISLNYARTIDVNIVGEVFKPGTYQIPAINSVYNAINASNGITKIGTVRNIQVRRNGKTVETFDLYKFLLEPNVKSTFFLQTGDFIFVPTADKIVKVAGAIKRPALYELLPNEQLTDLIRYAGGLSADAYLKTIQVTRFTDDKKEIINISLDSLIRNKQDFNLKDGDEIKIISVEDNVENKVSIAGSVRFPNTYELNEGDRISDILIMAGGIKPSAYLDRAYIRRKLPNQKEVLLKFNLKDIILDPSSPENILLMKNDAIRIFSYENFTEKFKVSIDGSVLNPTIIDYAEGLTLNDLIFYAGGLKAEAANSKIEIARVFDFDPAVDSNANPVRIFVEQFEIGENLELDAASKAFPLMPMDKIFVRKEYVFSDQLNVTINGEVKYAGIYPLLDKNEKVLDLIERAGGLTPYAFIKGANLVRQEDNQLKTVFELKDAFKDPKSIANLILKDGDVITIPTVNQMVSIKGAIRYPNLDSNQTISGKFVPGKSIRWYIKNYAGGFKKRANKKHALVQYENGKVDITHTFLGIKNYPTIDNEGATIMVEMKPEKRTKAPVTPREPVSLNILLPSVIASVTSALTTGLLILFIKP, from the coding sequence ATGAAATATGCTAAATATATACTCATTGTATTTCTTTTTTGTATCACCTATTTTGCATCTGCTCAAAACATTAATAGTCTTTTAAATAGTATAAGTGGAGGAAATTCATCTTATAATAGTCTTTTAAAAAGTATATCAAACTCTACAGCATCAAAAAGTACACCTTCTGCATCTCAATTGCAAATGCTTGGCTTAGATCAAACTACCATAAACCAAATGTTATCTAAACAAGCAGTAACTAGTGCTAATCAAAAGAATACTGACGATTTATCTATGTTGCAAGATAATGAGCTTATAATGTATCTAACAGAAATGTCTGCAAAGCAAGCAGCAATGCAAGGTAGATTAGACAGTATTCAAGCAGAAAGAAAAGAAGATAAAGAAAAGGACTTATCTGACCAAATTTTTGGACATAATTTTTTTAATTCAAATAACTTAGATCTATTTGCAATTTCTACAGATGGAAAAGCACCAGACTCTTATATTATAGATGAAGGCGATGAAATTAATTTAGCAGTTTGGGGCTATGCAGATTATAATAATTCCTTTAAAGTATCTAAAGATGGCTATATTCAAATTCCAGAATTTGGTCGCTTGTATGTAAAAGGACTTACATTTGGAGCAGTAAAAGCTCAAATTGGTAAGCGATTAAGTACATTTATCAATCCAAAAAATACCAAATATGAAATATCACTTAACTATGCTAGAACTATAGATGTAAATATTGTGGGTGAAGTGTTTAAGCCAGGAACTTACCAAATTCCAGCTATCAATTCTGTTTATAATGCCATCAATGCATCAAATGGAATTACTAAAATTGGTACTGTAAGAAATATTCAAGTAAGAAGAAATGGAAAAACAGTAGAAACATTCGATTTGTATAAATTTTTGCTAGAACCAAATGTTAAAAGTACTTTCTTCTTACAAACAGGCGATTTTATCTTTGTGCCTACTGCAGACAAAATTGTAAAAGTAGCTGGTGCTATTAAAAGACCAGCACTATATGAATTATTGCCAAACGAACAATTAACCGATTTAATTCGTTATGCTGGTGGATTAAGTGCAGATGCCTACTTAAAAACCATTCAAGTTACTAGATTTACAGACGATAAAAAAGAAATTATTAATATTTCTCTAGATTCTCTGATTCGCAATAAACAAGACTTTAATTTAAAAGATGGCGATGAAATAAAAATTATTAGCGTAGAAGACAATGTAGAAAATAAAGTTTCCATTGCTGGTAGTGTACGATTTCCAAATACTTACGAATTAAACGAAGGCGATAGAATTTCCGATATATTAATTATGGCTGGAGGAATAAAACCATCTGCTTATTTAGATAGAGCGTACATTAGAAGAAAACTACCTAATCAAAAAGAAGTATTGTTAAAATTTAACTTAAAAGATATTATTCTAGATCCTAGTTCTCCAGAAAATATATTACTAATGAAAAATGATGCTATTAGAATTTTTTCTTATGAGAATTTTACAGAAAAATTTAAAGTATCTATAGATGGTTCCGTACTAAATCCAACAATTATAGACTATGCAGAAGGTTTAACACTCAACGATTTAATTTTTTATGCAGGTGGATTAAAAGCAGAAGCAGCCAATTCAAAAATAGAAATAGCAAGAGTATTTGATTTTGATCCAGCTGTAGATTCCAATGCTAATCCAGTAAGAATTTTTGTAGAACAATTTGAAATAGGTGAAAATTTAGAGCTAGATGCAGCTTCTAAAGCTTTTCCTTTAATGCCAATGGATAAAATATTTGTTAGGAAAGAGTATGTTTTTTCAGATCAATTGAATGTTACTATCAATGGTGAAGTAAAATATGCAGGGATTTATCCTTTATTAGATAAAAATGAAAAAGTATTAGATTTAATAGAAAGAGCTGGTGGGCTTACGCCTTATGCATTTATTAAAGGAGCTAATTTAGTAAGACAAGAAGATAATCAATTGAAAACAGTTTTTGAATTAAAAGATGCTTTCAAAGACCCAAAATCTATTGCTAATTTAATTCTTAAAGATGGCGATGTTATTACTATACCAACAGTTAATCAAATGGTAAGTATTAAAGGGGCAATTCGTTATCCAAACTTAGATAGCAATCAAACCATTAGCGGAAAGTTTGTTCCAGGAAAAAGCATCAGATGGTATATTAAAAACTATGCAGGTGGTTTCAAAAAAAGAGCCAATAAAAAACATGCTTTAGTACAATACGAAAATGGTAAAGTAGATATTACACATACCTTCTTAGGAATTAAAAATTATCCAACTATAGATAACGAAGGAGCAACTATTATGGTAGAAATGAAACCAGAAAAAAGAACTAAAGCACCAGTTACACCAAGAGAACCTGTTAGCTTAAATATATTACTTCCAAGTGTTATTGCAAGTGTAACATCAGCATTAACAACAGGGCTACTTATATTATTTATTAAACCTTAG